One Deltaproteobacteria bacterium DNA window includes the following coding sequences:
- a CDS encoding outer membrane lipoprotein-sorting protein: MTKTFFFIILVLLALTTPAYAMDGNEILAQVDKNLAPDSYEMYRKLVNVEPDGRKKEFILFTVKKGRDKIAGLFISPASDKGRTTLRLGENMWLYIPNVGKPVRITSLQSVVGGVFNNSDILQLDYTQEYDVTRVEDQEKEHLLHLKAKTKTVAYDQLRMWVDKEKVLPTKIECLTEAAMLIKTLYFKEMKDFGGGIVRPAVMETDSPLYKGYRSYMIFAKIEAREIPDEAFTLNFMSRLESLR, translated from the coding sequence ATGACGAAGACCTTTTTTTTCATTATTTTAGTCCTGCTGGCGCTGACAACCCCGGCCTATGCAATGGATGGAAACGAGATCCTGGCCCAGGTGGATAAAAATCTGGCGCCCGATTCCTACGAGATGTACCGGAAGCTCGTCAACGTGGAGCCGGACGGCAGGAAGAAGGAGTTCATCCTCTTTACGGTGAAAAAGGGAAGAGATAAGATCGCGGGTCTCTTTATCTCCCCCGCCAGCGACAAGGGTCGGACCACCCTGAGGCTGGGAGAAAACATGTGGCTCTACATCCCCAATGTGGGAAAGCCGGTCCGCATCACAAGCCTTCAATCGGTTGTGGGCGGCGTTTTCAACAACTCGGATATCCTGCAACTGGACTACACCCAAGAGTATGACGTGACTCGGGTGGAGGACCAGGAAAAGGAACATCTTCTCCACCTGAAGGCCAAGACGAAGACCGTGGCCTATGACCAGCTCCGCATGTGGGTGGACAAGGAGAAGGTGCTCCCCACCAAAATCGAATGTCTGACCGAGGCCGCCATGCTCATCAAGACCCTCTATTTCAAAGAGATGAAGGACTTTGGGGGAGGGATTGTGCGGCCGGCAGTGATGGAGACGGACAGCCCGCTTTACAAGGGATATCGCTCCTACATGATCTTTGCCAAAATTGAGGCAAGGGAGATCCCGGACGAGGCGTTCACCCTCAACTTCATGTCGAGACTCGAGAGCCTTCGATGA
- a CDS encoding magnesium transporter encodes MAIAGSHETGTYLKTSSWGHFKNRCLWLIALAALGLVSGYIVQSYEGLLLQFAVLATFMPMLADTGGNSGSQSATLVVRALAVREVSTGDILKLLWKEFKVGVPLALHLSLGQCHQFRNIVAIPSEVYPYLKAGPTAWPLTWVVIVGTLPGVFTGYYLRVLYLPDPKALPLPSDFLPAGNCGIIITMVCLNRGGFGLVKCQPNHGSLGRPERKTYLKS; translated from the coding sequence ATGGCCATTGCCGGGAGCCATGAAACAGGCACTTATCTCAAGACCTCTTCCTGGGGCCATTTCAAAAACCGATGCCTCTGGCTCATCGCCCTGGCGGCCCTGGGCCTGGTTTCGGGCTATATTGTGCAAAGCTATGAAGGACTGCTTCTCCAGTTTGCGGTTCTGGCCACCTTCATGCCCATGCTGGCGGATACGGGGGGCAACAGCGGGAGTCAGTCCGCAACACTCGTCGTCCGCGCCCTTGCCGTCCGGGAGGTATCCACGGGCGACATCCTGAAGCTGCTCTGGAAGGAGTTCAAGGTGGGCGTTCCGTTAGCTCTTCACCTCTCCCTGGGTCAGTGCCACCAATTTCGCAATATCGTGGCCATCCCCAGCGAGGTTTACCCCTACCTCAAAGCGGGTCCTACGGCGTGGCCCTTGACCTGGGTGGTGATCGTCGGCACCCTGCCGGGGGTCTTCACCGGATATTATCTGCGGGTTCTGTACCTGCCCGACCCGAAGGCCTTACCATTGCCATCCGATTTTCTACCTGCCGGCAATTGCGGCATTATCATCACAATGGTATGTCTCAACCGAGGGGGTTTTGGTCTTGTGAAATGCCAACCGAACCACGGTTCCCTTGGGAGGCCTGAGAGGAAGACTTACCTGAAATCGTGA
- a CDS encoding plasma-membrane proton-efflux P-type ATPase, which yields MVSQSSHDSIGDAGGKDIEEVLQNLESNREGLSPEQAIERLDQYGPNTIEEKKENPLLKFLGYFWGPIPWMIEAAATLSVIVRHWTDSIIIFVMLCFNALVGYWQEHQAANALEALKEQLALKARVKRGGRWQEVSARELVPGDVIRIKGGDIVPADGKLFDGDYLSADESALTGESLPVEKESGDIVYSGSVAKKGEMNAVVVVTGEKTYFARTAKLVESAGAVSHFQKAVLTIGDYLIYMSLGLAGILVLTQLFRGDPFLTVFQFVLILVVAAIPVAMPAVLSVTMALGALALSHSKAIVTRLQSIEEIAGIDILCSDKTGTLTQNKLTLGDPIIVEAEKIDELVIAAALASKEEDQDAIDMAILAALRDKTALESYKQVEFVPFDPVSKRVEATVRRGEEVFKISKGAPQVIFKLCEMSSESRKRSQQVVDDLASKGFRTLAVARGSKEGRDWRLLGILPLYDPPREDSAETIKRAKDHGVDLKMVTGDNVAIAREISRQLGMKPNIQSAEQIFAGDVDLEKLSSETVTRIEQSDGFAEVFPEHKYGIVRALQERDHLVGMTGDGVNDAPALKQAEVGIAVSGATNAAQSAASLVLTAPGLSVIITAIEEARRIFERMNSYAVYRITETIRIMFFVVAAMVAFNFYPINTIMIILLALLNDLPIMTIAKDNTWLDPNPVRWDMRRVLTISTVLGLIGVIETFGLLLIGKLALDLTQAQLQSFIYLKLAVAGHLTLFVVRTKKRFYQAPHPSPVLFAAILGTQLAAAAIVGFGFLVEAIPWSYVGFIWVYCLIWMFIEDTAKLHLYRHLELSSRHHRSFLERIQASLHRP from the coding sequence ATGGTTTCGCAATCAAGTCATGACAGTATCGGTGATGCCGGCGGCAAAGACATTGAGGAGGTTCTCCAAAACCTCGAGAGCAACCGGGAAGGCCTTAGCCCGGAACAGGCCATAGAGCGCCTCGATCAGTACGGACCGAACACCATCGAGGAGAAAAAGGAGAACCCTCTCCTTAAATTTTTGGGCTACTTCTGGGGTCCCATACCCTGGATGATAGAGGCCGCTGCGACTCTTTCCGTGATCGTTCGGCATTGGACAGACTCTATTATTATTTTTGTCATGCTGTGTTTCAATGCGCTGGTTGGGTACTGGCAGGAACATCAGGCGGCAAATGCCCTGGAAGCCCTCAAGGAGCAGTTGGCGCTCAAGGCACGGGTGAAGCGCGGGGGGAGATGGCAAGAAGTCTCTGCGCGTGAGCTGGTCCCCGGAGATGTCATTCGGATCAAAGGCGGCGATATTGTCCCTGCTGATGGAAAGCTGTTTGACGGCGACTATTTGAGCGCTGATGAGTCAGCCCTTACCGGGGAGTCCTTACCCGTGGAGAAGGAATCTGGAGACATTGTCTATTCAGGTTCTGTTGCAAAAAAAGGGGAGATGAATGCCGTGGTGGTTGTCACGGGGGAGAAGACCTATTTCGCCCGAACTGCGAAGCTGGTCGAATCCGCAGGGGCAGTCTCTCATTTCCAGAAGGCCGTTCTCACCATCGGTGACTATTTGATCTATATGAGCCTGGGGTTGGCGGGCATTTTAGTCCTGACCCAGCTTTTTCGAGGGGATCCTTTTCTCACGGTGTTCCAATTCGTCCTCATATTGGTCGTAGCCGCTATCCCCGTGGCCATGCCCGCAGTACTCTCCGTTACCATGGCCCTGGGCGCCCTTGCCCTCTCCCATAGCAAAGCGATCGTGACTCGCCTTCAGTCCATAGAGGAGATCGCGGGAATTGACATCCTCTGCTCAGACAAGACCGGAACCTTGACCCAAAATAAGCTCACTCTGGGAGACCCCATAATCGTCGAGGCCGAGAAGATCGACGAATTGGTGATTGCAGCTGCATTGGCGTCAAAGGAGGAAGACCAGGATGCAATTGACATGGCCATATTGGCAGCCCTTAGAGACAAAACCGCACTCGAATCCTACAAGCAGGTCGAATTTGTTCCTTTTGATCCGGTGAGCAAACGTGTGGAGGCCACCGTCAGAAGGGGCGAAGAAGTGTTCAAGATCTCTAAAGGGGCGCCGCAGGTTATCTTCAAGCTCTGCGAAATGTCTTCAGAATCAAGGAAGCGAAGCCAGCAGGTTGTTGACGACCTTGCATCCAAAGGTTTCCGCACCTTGGCCGTCGCCCGGGGGAGCAAAGAAGGCAGGGACTGGCGTCTGCTTGGGATTTTACCCCTCTACGATCCTCCGCGAGAGGACTCTGCGGAAACAATCAAACGGGCAAAAGATCATGGGGTTGACCTGAAGATGGTTACGGGCGACAATGTGGCTATTGCCAGAGAAATCTCGCGTCAGCTGGGCATGAAACCGAATATCCAATCCGCTGAACAAATATTTGCCGGAGACGTCGACCTTGAGAAACTCAGCAGCGAGACCGTGACCAGGATAGAGCAGTCTGACGGTTTTGCAGAGGTCTTTCCCGAGCATAAGTACGGCATTGTCAGGGCTCTACAGGAGCGAGACCACCTCGTGGGGATGACAGGAGACGGGGTAAATGATGCCCCCGCCCTCAAGCAGGCGGAGGTAGGGATTGCCGTATCCGGAGCCACAAATGCCGCCCAGTCCGCGGCCTCTCTCGTACTTACCGCACCGGGGTTATCGGTGATTATCACAGCAATCGAGGAAGCCCGACGAATATTCGAACGGATGAACAGCTACGCCGTTTACCGCATCACCGAAACCATCCGTATCATGTTTTTTGTTGTCGCGGCCATGGTGGCGTTTAATTTCTACCCGATCAACACGATCATGATCATTCTCCTCGCCCTTTTGAATGACTTGCCCATCATGACCATCGCCAAAGACAATACCTGGCTTGACCCAAATCCGGTAAGATGGGATATGCGTCGTGTCCTTACCATATCCACGGTGCTCGGATTGATAGGTGTCATTGAGACCTTCGGTCTCCTGCTCATCGGAAAGCTTGCCCTGGATCTCACCCAGGCACAGCTTCAGTCTTTTATCTACCTCAAGCTGGCTGTGGCAGGTCACCTGACGTTGTTTGTCGTACGCACGAAGAAAAGGTTCTACCAGGCGCCGCACCCTTCGCCGGTTCTGTTCGCGGCTATTCTGGGAACCCAGCTGGCAGCCGCTGCAATTGTGGGCTTTGGCTTCTTGGTGGAGGCGATCCCATGGTCCTATGTGGGCTTCATATGGGTCTATTGCCTCATCTGGATGTTTATTGAAGACACGGCCAAATTGCACCTTTACCGGCATCTGGAATTGAGCAGTAGACACCACCGGAGTTTTCTGGAGCGTATTCAGGCTTCCCTTCACCGTCCATAA
- a CDS encoding TolC family protein: MLWKSSLFTTGMGIPLLLLGIFCHCPKGLAQGQMLKSPSTGEIQDRAGTEALLDGGVLTLQKAIALALDYNPDLKASSWEERAMEGRILQAGLLPNPEIEVETEDIGGSGVLSGFNAAETTIQLNQLIELGGKRAKRSASATLTRDLARWDYHIRRADVLARVAIAFVDVLSAQERLVLMKELLHLAEEVFNTTSERVKAGKVSPVEEIKSRVERAARQIDLKQAAFDLQAARRRLSGNWGAAAPQFQEARGDLDALAPIPPLDTLETLISQNPDVARWTVTIHQRIAEIELEKARGIPDLTVSLGAKHHNEMDDTAFVMGVSIPIPLFNRNQGATLEARDRLSQAREEARAVQWSVVNTLAETYQSLSKALMEATALQNEVLPGARAAFGATREGYRLGKFDYLDMLDAQRTLVAARLRHMESLTAYHQARVRMERLIGMNMEEITPGTGIKEDGENS; the protein is encoded by the coding sequence ATGCTTTGGAAGTCGAGTCTATTCACCACGGGGATGGGTATTCCCCTCCTGTTGCTGGGCATCTTTTGCCATTGTCCGAAGGGCCTGGCACAGGGCCAGATGTTGAAATCACCCTCGACCGGGGAGATTCAGGACCGGGCTGGGACGGAAGCCCTACTTGATGGAGGGGTCCTGACCCTTCAAAAGGCGATCGCCCTGGCCCTGGATTACAATCCTGATCTGAAGGCATCTTCCTGGGAAGAACGGGCCATGGAGGGCCGCATCCTTCAGGCGGGTCTCCTTCCCAACCCTGAAATCGAGGTGGAAACAGAGGACATCGGCGGCTCGGGGGTGTTGAGCGGTTTCAACGCCGCAGAGACCACGATTCAGCTCAACCAGTTGATTGAACTTGGGGGAAAGCGCGCCAAGCGGAGCGCGTCGGCGACGCTCACCCGCGATCTGGCCCGGTGGGATTACCATATTCGGCGCGCGGATGTCCTGGCCCGTGTGGCCATTGCGTTTGTGGACGTCCTCTCAGCTCAGGAACGTCTCGTGCTTATGAAGGAATTGCTTCATCTTGCCGAAGAGGTCTTCAACACCACATCCGAAAGGGTGAAGGCAGGCAAGGTATCACCGGTGGAAGAAATCAAGTCCAGGGTCGAAAGGGCGGCGCGTCAAATTGATCTGAAGCAGGCCGCATTCGATCTCCAGGCGGCCCGAAGGCGGCTTTCAGGGAACTGGGGAGCCGCCGCCCCCCAGTTCCAGGAAGCCCGGGGAGATCTGGATGCGCTTGCCCCGATCCCCCCCTTGGACACTCTGGAAACCCTCATCTCCCAGAACCCGGACGTGGCGCGGTGGACCGTGACCATCCATCAACGGATCGCTGAGATTGAGCTGGAAAAGGCCAGGGGAATCCCCGATCTGACCGTAAGCCTCGGGGCCAAACACCACAATGAGATGGACGATACCGCCTTTGTAATGGGGGTTTCCATACCCATACCCCTCTTCAATCGTAATCAGGGGGCGACCCTTGAAGCCCGCGATCGATTGTCTCAGGCCAGGGAGGAGGCGAGGGCCGTCCAATGGAGTGTGGTGAACACCCTGGCGGAAACCTATCAGAGCCTTTCCAAGGCCTTGATGGAGGCGACCGCTTTGCAGAATGAAGTCCTCCCGGGCGCGCGGGCCGCCTTCGGGGCCACCAGAGAGGGCTACAGGTTGGGAAAATTCGATTATCTGGACATGCTGGATGCCCAGAGAACCCTGGTGGCCGCTCGACTGCGCCATATGGAATCGCTCACCGCCTACCATCAGGCCCGCGTCCGGATGGAGCGGCTGATCGGAATGAATATGGAGGAAATCACCCCCGGGACAGGCATCAAAGAAGATGGAGAAAACTCATGA
- a CDS encoding efflux RND transporter periplasmic adaptor subunit: MTRKIIIASLAVVLSAAALYVLYHGRIAGAKHAADPIHGTEAHREKDLTPPVMEVHEAEQDHEPGTHVSLSEEQIRTLGIVVATAGPGRLQNALRLKGEILLDGDRVAHVTPYVSGYVKQISKRIGDPVRKGEVMAVLESRELADAKAAYFAALEKVVLAQTRFVREEKLWKKQISSEEDYLEAKQALAAARIEKRSAKQQLLALGLSMTAVDRLPQQSDTSLTRYEIVSPLKGEVLEKNLTLGEMVESDRVVYRVADMDAVWVRVYVHQKDLSLLKKGMPVRISGDDGMEGADGNLSYISPVVDEETRTATGMVTLHNPGGDWRPGRFVTAGIYSESEEFPVVVSKDAVQTITDQHVVFVPAEEGFEAKAVSLNRSDRKHVEIVSGLSAEDPYVAEGAFELKAAMLSETLGDHAGHGH, translated from the coding sequence ATGACAAGAAAAATCATCATTGCATCTCTTGCGGTGGTCCTCTCCGCGGCAGCCCTTTATGTCCTCTACCATGGACGGATCGCCGGGGCCAAGCATGCCGCGGACCCGATTCATGGAACAGAGGCCCACAGAGAGAAGGATCTCACACCACCGGTCATGGAGGTCCATGAGGCGGAACAGGACCATGAACCCGGGACCCATGTCTCCCTGAGCGAGGAGCAGATCCGGACCCTGGGGATCGTCGTGGCAACAGCGGGACCCGGCAGGCTTCAAAACGCCTTGAGGCTTAAGGGCGAAATCCTTCTGGACGGGGATCGCGTCGCCCATGTGACGCCCTATGTGTCCGGGTACGTGAAGCAGATTTCAAAGCGAATCGGCGACCCTGTTCGCAAAGGGGAGGTGATGGCGGTCCTGGAGAGTCGCGAGTTGGCCGATGCCAAGGCGGCCTATTTCGCCGCCCTGGAGAAGGTGGTTCTGGCCCAAACGCGGTTTGTTCGTGAGGAGAAACTGTGGAAGAAGCAGATCTCGTCCGAAGAGGATTATCTGGAGGCGAAGCAGGCCCTTGCAGCCGCTCGAATCGAAAAACGATCCGCAAAACAGCAGCTGCTGGCACTGGGCCTGTCCATGACCGCGGTGGATCGATTGCCTCAACAATCAGATACCTCTCTGACCCGCTACGAAATCGTTTCTCCCCTGAAAGGAGAGGTCCTGGAAAAAAACCTCACCCTTGGAGAGATGGTGGAGAGTGACAGGGTGGTTTACCGGGTGGCGGATATGGATGCCGTCTGGGTGAGGGTCTACGTGCACCAGAAGGATCTTTCCCTGCTGAAAAAGGGAATGCCCGTGCGCATTTCGGGGGACGACGGCATGGAGGGGGCCGATGGCAACCTCTCCTATATCTCCCCTGTGGTCGATGAAGAGACCCGAACGGCCACCGGCATGGTAACGCTTCACAACCCGGGGGGAGACTGGAGACCCGGACGCTTTGTCACCGCCGGGATATATTCGGAGTCAGAGGAATTCCCCGTGGTGGTCTCCAAAGATGCGGTTCAAACCATCACCGACCAACATGTGGTCTTTGTCCCTGCAGAAGAGGGATTTGAGGCGAAGGCCGTTTCCCTAAACAGATCCGACCGGAAGCATGTAGAGATCGTTTCCGGTTTATCCGCAGAGGATCCATACGTGGCTGAGGGGGCCTTTGAACTCAAGGCCGCCATGCTGTCCGAAACCTTGGGGGATCATGCAGGACATGGCCACTAG
- a CDS encoding ABC transporter permease: protein MANLIKIAGRNLFRYKRRTLLTLSLIVIGVLFVTGFVAVTGSFKGMMIGQITDSFVGHLQIHRKGYLAAIDTLPLTMNLKPGAVRKVEAVLKEMPEIEAYSKRIKFGGMFSNFIETTNIRLNGVDPEMEAKTVPLLLSRVIEGEKALKKGEIFVPELLARGMKVKVGDMVVVIATNRDGSVNGKQLKVGAILESATGPGGRDGYVHMDDAVDILRMEAPEISEIAVRVKDFGRLHEVFAALAGRLSGDVNKEGKPIFDVHTWEKISPFYNIARMIDMMTLFVKIMLVAIVLISIMNVMIMAVYERVREIGTIAAIGTLPRKILAMFLLEGFLMGAIGAVIGSILSGVTIYALHGARISFDFGRQTGLILAPTIDPAALITISGIVIGVSILASLQPALKAARMDPIEALGHV, encoded by the coding sequence ATGGCTAATCTCATCAAGATTGCAGGAAGGAACCTGTTCCGGTACAAGAGGAGAACCCTGTTGACCCTGTCCCTCATCGTCATCGGGGTCCTGTTCGTGACGGGCTTCGTGGCAGTCACAGGCTCCTTCAAGGGGATGATGATCGGCCAGATCACGGATTCCTTTGTGGGTCATTTGCAGATTCATCGGAAAGGATATCTGGCCGCCATCGACACCCTGCCGCTTACCATGAACCTGAAACCGGGGGCCGTTCGAAAGGTTGAAGCCGTACTGAAGGAGATGCCGGAGATTGAGGCCTACTCTAAAAGGATCAAATTCGGCGGCATGTTCAGCAACTTCATTGAAACCACCAATATACGGCTCAATGGAGTGGATCCGGAAATGGAAGCAAAAACGGTCCCGCTCCTCCTGTCCAGGGTCATCGAAGGTGAAAAAGCGCTCAAAAAGGGGGAGATTTTTGTACCGGAGCTTCTTGCCAGGGGCATGAAGGTGAAGGTGGGAGACATGGTGGTGGTCATCGCCACCAACCGGGATGGATCGGTGAACGGGAAACAGCTCAAGGTGGGCGCGATCCTGGAGAGCGCCACCGGCCCCGGCGGGAGGGACGGATACGTCCACATGGATGACGCCGTGGACATCCTGAGGATGGAGGCGCCCGAGATCAGCGAGATCGCCGTGAGGGTCAAGGATTTCGGAAGGCTTCATGAGGTATTCGCTGCCCTGGCGGGAAGGCTTTCCGGCGATGTGAACAAGGAGGGTAAGCCCATCTTTGACGTGCATACCTGGGAGAAAATTTCACCCTTCTACAATATCGCCCGCATGATCGACATGATGACCCTGTTCGTCAAGATCATGCTGGTGGCCATTGTGCTCATCAGCATCATGAACGTGATGATCATGGCCGTGTACGAAAGGGTCCGGGAGATCGGGACCATCGCCGCCATCGGGACCCTGCCGAGGAAGATCCTCGCCATGTTCCTTCTGGAAGGGTTCCTCATGGGGGCCATCGGCGCCGTCATCGGGAGCATCCTGAGCGGTGTGACGATTTACGCCCTCCATGGGGCACGAATATCCTTTGACTTCGGGCGGCAGACCGGGCTCATCCTTGCGCCGACCATCGATCCCGCGGCGCTCATCACCATTTCGGGGATCGTCATTGGCGTGTCCATCCTGGCAAGTTTGCAGCCAGCCCTCAAGGCCGCACGGATGGACCCTATCGAGGCCCTGGGGCATGTATAA
- a CDS encoding CusA/CzcA family heavy metal efflux RND transporter has product MINRLVEAAMKSRMLVLLAIVGVIGVGVYEYEKMPVEAFPDISPIMVPIFAEAHGMAPEEMERLITYPIESAMNGLPDVAQIKSTSAFGMAVVYVYFNEDVDIYFARQLVSERLASAVAELPEMEEPPILGPISTGLGQIFIYYLTLDGDADTGGMDPDAYLRTINDWVVKFQLGTVSGVTDILSMGGHVLQYQIRVDPDALHKYSISLADLVESVRANNRNAGGQFLVLGSEEHLVRGIGLLQDLDDIRGIPIKVVDGVPVKMEDVARVRYGDAIRRGVVTHNGQEEVVSGIVLKLFGENSSQVIERLYGKVAEVQKALPPGVTLVPYYEQAELVHLATWTVKKALIQGAVLVLLTLLVFLGNLRSALVVALSLPLCVLISIICMRAYGISANLMSLGGIAIGIGMLADGAIVMVENIYRHLCDPKNEKESRIHTVLKAAKEVSRPIVFSIFIILIVFLPIFLLQDIEGKMFRPMAFTICFALFGSLLVALFVAPVLSSFLLKKGAKKEFAFMTRLKKVYRPMLTWAIGKKYFVVGFSLLAFLASLAALPLIGTEFIPTLEEGSIMIGVTMAPSISLKKATETVMTLERRIMNHGEIQETVSRIGRPEAGSHPHPVNYAEIHLKLKPMAEWPDHQSKKRLIQALNRDLSAYKGVKLSFTQPIQNAFDELLSGVKAQLAIKLFGEDLGILKEKAGEIQEAIEAIPGLADLTKEEALGQPQLQIIADRDACSRFGITVGQILQIVEMAVGGEVVDHIYLNTRRFGIHIRYQEAYRADADALKALLIHTRDGSLIRLSQVAQIKRVTGPMQISRERNQRRWIVQGNVRGRDLGGVFSDIRQAIAREVVLPPGYYIEYGGQFENQQRAMARLAIIVPSVMAAVFIMLWISFGTLRHAFMIILNIPLALMGGIFGLLATGEYLSVPASVGFIALFGIAVQNGVVLVSIMNGLRKEGRGVKEAVMEGGLLRLRPVLMTAITTILGLLPLLLARGIGSEVQRPLAVVVAFGLATSTFLTLFIIPAMYAWIERRRVP; this is encoded by the coding sequence ATGATCAACAGACTGGTTGAAGCAGCCATGAAGTCCCGTATGCTGGTACTCCTGGCCATCGTAGGGGTTATCGGCGTGGGCGTGTACGAATATGAAAAAATGCCGGTAGAGGCATTTCCGGACATATCACCCATCATGGTGCCCATCTTTGCGGAAGCACATGGCATGGCCCCCGAAGAGATGGAGCGTCTCATTACCTATCCGATTGAATCCGCCATGAACGGCCTGCCGGACGTCGCCCAAATCAAGTCCACATCCGCATTCGGTATGGCCGTTGTCTACGTTTACTTTAATGAGGACGTGGACATCTATTTCGCGAGGCAGCTGGTATCCGAAAGACTGGCGAGCGCTGTGGCGGAACTGCCGGAGATGGAGGAACCCCCGATTCTGGGGCCCATATCCACCGGTCTCGGGCAGATTTTCATCTATTATCTGACCCTCGATGGCGATGCAGACACCGGGGGAATGGATCCGGACGCCTATCTGCGAACCATCAACGACTGGGTCGTCAAATTTCAACTCGGGACTGTTTCCGGTGTAACGGATATCCTCTCCATGGGGGGACATGTCCTTCAATATCAGATCCGGGTAGATCCTGATGCCTTGCACAAGTATTCTATTTCGCTGGCGGACCTGGTGGAATCGGTGAGGGCGAACAACCGAAATGCCGGCGGCCAGTTTCTGGTGCTGGGCTCCGAAGAGCACCTGGTCCGGGGGATCGGGCTGTTACAGGACCTGGACGATATCAGGGGCATCCCCATCAAGGTGGTGGACGGCGTGCCCGTTAAGATGGAAGACGTGGCAAGGGTGCGCTATGGGGATGCCATCCGCAGGGGCGTCGTCACCCATAACGGACAGGAGGAGGTGGTCTCCGGCATCGTTCTCAAACTGTTTGGTGAAAACAGCTCCCAGGTGATCGAAAGACTCTACGGCAAGGTGGCGGAGGTGCAAAAGGCGTTGCCTCCCGGCGTTACCCTGGTTCCCTACTACGAGCAGGCCGAACTGGTGCATCTGGCCACGTGGACCGTGAAAAAGGCCCTGATTCAGGGGGCGGTGCTGGTCCTGCTGACGCTTCTTGTGTTCCTGGGCAACCTCCGCTCCGCGCTGGTGGTTGCCCTCTCCCTCCCCCTCTGCGTCCTCATTTCCATCATCTGCATGAGGGCATACGGCATTTCAGCCAATCTCATGAGCCTGGGAGGGATAGCCATCGGCATCGGCATGCTTGCGGATGGCGCCATCGTCATGGTGGAAAATATCTATCGTCACCTCTGTGACCCGAAAAACGAGAAGGAAAGCAGAATTCATACGGTTCTCAAGGCTGCCAAAGAGGTGAGCCGGCCGATTGTTTTTTCCATCTTCATCATCCTTATCGTCTTTCTCCCGATTTTTTTACTCCAGGATATAGAAGGAAAGATGTTCAGACCGATGGCCTTCACCATCTGTTTTGCCCTTTTCGGTTCCCTTTTGGTCGCCCTTTTCGTGGCACCGGTCCTGTCTTCTTTCTTACTCAAAAAAGGGGCCAAGAAGGAGTTCGCTTTTATGACCCGGCTCAAAAAGGTATACCGCCCCATGCTCACCTGGGCTATCGGAAAGAAATATTTTGTGGTCGGTTTCAGCCTCCTGGCATTTCTTGCGAGCCTGGCCGCACTCCCGCTTATCGGCACCGAGTTTATCCCCACCCTCGAAGAAGGCTCCATCATGATCGGCGTTACAATGGCCCCTTCCATCTCCTTGAAAAAGGCTACAGAGACTGTCATGACGCTGGAGCGGCGCATCATGAATCATGGAGAGATTCAGGAAACCGTGTCTCGAATCGGCCGTCCCGAGGCAGGGAGTCACCCGCATCCCGTCAACTATGCAGAGATTCACCTGAAACTCAAACCGATGGCAGAATGGCCGGATCACCAAAGCAAAAAAAGACTCATCCAGGCCCTCAACCGGGACCTTTCCGCGTATAAAGGGGTAAAGCTGAGCTTCACGCAGCCCATCCAAAATGCCTTTGATGAACTCCTTTCCGGTGTCAAGGCCCAGCTGGCCATAAAGCTGTTCGGGGAAGACCTGGGCATTCTGAAGGAGAAGGCCGGGGAGATCCAGGAGGCCATCGAGGCCATTCCCGGTCTGGCGGATTTGACCAAAGAAGAGGCACTGGGTCAGCCCCAGCTGCAGATTATTGCAGATCGCGACGCCTGCTCCCGATTCGGGATCACGGTGGGACAGATCCTCCAAATTGTGGAAATGGCCGTGGGCGGTGAGGTGGTGGACCATATCTACCTTAACACCAGGCGTTTCGGCATCCATATCCGTTATCAGGAAGCTTACCGGGCCGATGCCGACGCCTTGAAAGCGCTGCTGATTCACACCCGGGACGGGTCCCTTATCAGGCTTTCCCAAGTAGCACAGATCAAACGGGTCACAGGACCGATGCAGATCAGCAGGGAAAGAAATCAAAGGCGCTGGATCGTGCAGGGGAATGTGCGGGGAAGGGACCTGGGGGGCGTCTTCAGCGACATCCGCCAGGCCATTGCCCGGGAGGTGGTTCTGCCGCCCGGCTATTATATCGAATATGGCGGCCAGTTCGAAAATCAACAACGGGCCATGGCGCGCCTGGCGATTATTGTGCCCTCTGTCATGGCTGCGGTATTCATCATGCTCTGGATCTCCTTCGGAACCCTTCGCCATGCCTTTATGATCATCCTCAACATTCCCCTGGCGCTGATGGGCGGCATTTTCGGACTCCTTGCAACCGGGGAGTATCTTTCGGTACCCGCCTCGGTCGGATTTATCGCCCTGTTCGGCATTGCGGTTCAAAACGGCGTGGTCCTTGTAAGCATCATGAATGGACTTCGGAAGGAGGGGAGGGGGGTGAAAGAGGCGGTCATGGAAGGGGGGCTCCTTCGCCTTCGTCCGGTCCTGATGACGGCGATCACCACTATTTTAGGGTTGTTGCCCCTTCTCCTGGCCCGAGGCATCGGATCGGAGGTGCAACGGCCCCTTGCCGTTGTGGTCGCCTTCGGACTCGCTACCTCAACCTTCCTGACGCTCTTCATCATTCCGGCCATGTACGCCTGGATCGAGAGGAGAAGGGTTCCATAA